The proteins below are encoded in one region of Rhizobacter sp.:
- the aroC gene encoding chorismate synthase, translating to MSGSTFGTLFRVTNFGESHGPAIGCVIDGCPPGMELSEADIQPELDRRRPGTSRHVTQRNEADAVEILSGVFEGKTTGTPIALLIRNTDQRSKDYGNILQTFRPGHADYAYWHKYGIRDPRGGGRSSARLTAPTVAAGAVARKWLQQKFGTTFVGHMTQLGEIPVPFESFEHIPNNPFFAANASDIPRLEAYMDELRKAGDSCGARIDVAARNVPAGLGEPLYDRLDADIAHAMMGLNAVKGVEIGAGFASIAQRGTVHGDELSPEGFRSNNAGGVLGGISTGQDITVSIAIKPTSSIRSPRQSIDLQGQPATVETFGRHDPCVGIRATPIAEALLALVLMDHALRHRAQCGDVRVEPGPIPGSVA from the coding sequence ATGAGCGGCAGCACCTTCGGCACACTTTTTCGCGTCACCAACTTCGGTGAATCCCACGGCCCGGCCATCGGCTGCGTGATCGACGGCTGCCCGCCGGGCATGGAACTGTCCGAAGCCGACATCCAGCCCGAGCTCGACCGCCGCCGCCCCGGCACCTCGCGCCACGTCACGCAGCGCAACGAGGCCGATGCGGTCGAGATCCTTTCAGGCGTGTTTGAGGGCAAGACCACCGGCACGCCCATCGCCCTGCTGATCCGCAACACCGACCAGCGCAGCAAGGACTACGGCAACATCCTGCAGACCTTCCGCCCGGGCCATGCCGACTACGCCTACTGGCACAAGTACGGCATCCGCGACCCGCGCGGCGGAGGCCGTTCCTCGGCGCGCCTCACGGCGCCGACCGTCGCGGCCGGCGCCGTGGCCCGCAAGTGGCTGCAGCAGAAATTCGGCACCACCTTCGTCGGCCACATGACGCAGCTGGGCGAGATCCCGGTGCCCTTCGAGTCGTTCGAGCACATCCCGAACAACCCCTTCTTCGCCGCCAACGCGAGCGACATCCCACGCCTCGAGGCCTACATGGACGAGCTGCGCAAGGCGGGCGACAGCTGCGGCGCCCGCATCGACGTGGCCGCGCGCAACGTGCCCGCGGGTCTGGGCGAGCCGCTCTACGATCGGCTCGATGCCGACATCGCCCACGCGATGATGGGCTTGAATGCGGTGAAGGGTGTCGAGATCGGTGCCGGCTTTGCCAGCATCGCGCAGCGTGGCACGGTGCATGGCGACGAGCTGTCGCCCGAGGGCTTCCGCAGCAACAACGCGGGCGGCGTGCTCGGCGGCATCTCGACAGGGCAGGACATCACCGTCTCCATCGCCATCAAGCCCACGAGCTCGATCCGCTCGCCGCGCCAGTCGATCGACCTGCAAGGCCAGCCGGCCACGGTCGAGACCTTCGGCCGCCACGACCCCTGCGTGGGCATCCGGGCCACGCCCATCGCCGAGGCGCTGCTGGCGCTGGTGCTGATGGACCACGCGCTGCGCCACCGCGCCCAGTGCGGCGATGTGCGCGTGGAGCCCGGCCCCATTCCCGGCTCGGTCGCTTGA
- a CDS encoding CBS domain-containing protein: MKVSDILRVKGGTLYTVSPDQPLGDAAKTMAEFDIGSLVVMDHGDLVGMLTFREVILAVVGNGGTVGNSTVRGVMDDHPLTCTPETEIDEVRRMMLERHARYMPVVSQRTLMGVISFYDVAKAVVDSQDFENRMLKAYIRDWPAAEDAQPQARL, translated from the coding sequence ATGAAAGTTTCGGACATCCTGCGTGTCAAGGGCGGCACCCTGTACACGGTTTCGCCCGATCAGCCTCTCGGCGACGCGGCCAAGACCATGGCCGAATTCGACATCGGCTCGCTGGTCGTGATGGACCACGGCGACCTGGTGGGCATGCTCACCTTCCGCGAAGTGATCCTCGCCGTGGTCGGCAACGGTGGCACGGTCGGCAACAGTACCGTGCGTGGCGTGATGGACGACCACCCGCTCACCTGCACCCCCGAGACCGAGATCGACGAAGTGCGCCGCATGATGCTCGAGCGCCATGCGCGCTACATGCCGGTGGTGAGCCAGCGCACCCTGATGGGCGTGATCTCCTTCTACGACGTGGCCAAGGCGGTGGTCGACAGCCAGGACTTCGAGAACCGCATGCTCAAGGCCTACATCCGCGACTGGCCCGCGGCCGAAGACGCGCAGCCCCAGGCCCGGCTCTGA
- a CDS encoding O-acetylhomoserine aminocarboxypropyltransferase, protein MPGSSDPGFDTLSLHAGAAPDPATGARALPIYLSTSFVFESSDHAAALFNMERSGHVYSRISNPTTAVFEERVAALEGGAGAIATASGQAALHLAIATLAGAGSHIVSSSALYGGSHNLLHYTLARFGIETTFVKPGDLDGWRAAIRPNTKLLFGETLGNPGLDVLDIPSVSDIAHERGLPLLVDSTLTSPYLIKPFDFGADLLYHSATKFLSGHGTVVGGVLVDSGRFDWSASGRFPELAAPYAGFHNMVFAEESTVGAFLLRARREGLRDFGSCMSPHTAWLILQGIETLSLRMERHVANARKVVAFLATHPLVARVGYSELPEHPDHLLARKLLPRGCGSVFSFDLKGNRAQGKAFIEALKVFSHLANVGDCRSLVIHPASTTHFRMDDAALAQAGITQGTIRLSIGLEDADDLIDDLSRALKAAQKAGA, encoded by the coding sequence ATGCCCGGCTCTTCCGACCCCGGTTTCGACACGCTCTCGCTGCACGCCGGAGCAGCGCCCGACCCGGCCACCGGCGCACGCGCGCTGCCCATCTACCTGAGCACGAGCTTCGTCTTCGAGAGCAGCGACCACGCCGCCGCGCTCTTCAACATGGAGCGCTCGGGGCACGTCTACAGCCGCATCTCCAACCCCACCACCGCGGTGTTCGAAGAGCGTGTGGCCGCGCTCGAAGGCGGCGCGGGCGCGATCGCCACCGCGAGCGGCCAGGCCGCGCTGCACCTTGCGATCGCGACGCTCGCGGGCGCCGGCTCGCACATCGTGTCGAGCAGTGCGCTCTACGGCGGCTCGCACAACCTGCTGCACTACACGCTCGCGCGCTTCGGCATCGAGACGACCTTCGTCAAGCCCGGTGACCTCGATGGATGGCGCGCCGCGATCCGGCCCAACACCAAGCTGCTCTTCGGCGAGACGCTCGGCAACCCTGGCCTCGACGTGCTCGACATCCCGAGCGTGAGCGACATCGCGCACGAACGCGGCCTGCCGCTGCTTGTGGACTCGACTCTCACCTCGCCCTACCTCATCAAACCCTTCGACTTTGGTGCCGACCTGCTCTACCACTCGGCCACCAAATTCCTGAGCGGGCATGGCACGGTGGTGGGCGGCGTGCTGGTGGACAGCGGTCGCTTCGACTGGTCGGCCTCCGGCCGTTTCCCCGAACTCGCAGCGCCGTATGCGGGCTTTCACAACATGGTGTTCGCGGAGGAAAGCACCGTCGGCGCCTTCCTGCTGCGCGCGCGCCGCGAAGGCCTGCGCGACTTCGGCTCCTGCATGAGCCCGCACACGGCGTGGCTGATCCTGCAGGGCATCGAGACCTTGTCGCTGCGGATGGAGCGGCATGTGGCGAATGCGCGCAAGGTGGTGGCGTTTCTCGCCACGCACCCCCTGGTGGCGCGTGTGGGCTACTCCGAACTGCCCGAGCACCCCGACCACCTGCTCGCGAGGAAGCTGCTGCCGCGCGGCTGCGGCTCGGTGTTCAGCTTCGACCTCAAGGGCAACCGCGCGCAGGGCAAAGCCTTCATCGAGGCACTGAAGGTGTTCTCGCACCTCGCCAACGTGGGCGACTGCCGCTCGCTCGTCATCCACCCCGCCTCGACCACGCACTTCCGCATGGACGACGCGGCGCTCGCGCAGGCCGGCATCACGCAGGGAACGATCCGGCTGTCGATCGGCCTGGAAGACGCCGACGACCTGATCGACGACCTCTCGCGCGCGCTCAAGGCCGCGCAGAAGGCGGGCGCATGA
- a CDS encoding alpha/beta hydrolase, with protein MKLTVQGREAYAYTGGKPFDASLPVVVFIHGAMHDHSMWGLQSRSLAHHGYAVLAVDLPGHGRSDGPAPASVEAAAAWVVALLQAAGVERAALVGHSMGSLIALEAAAQLGARATHLVMVGTAFPMKVSPALIATAEETPLKAIDMVNAFSHSTLAAKPSAPAPGFWLHGGNRALMRRLQAAYAAQGHGNLFHQDFLACDGYARGLDAAAAVQCPTRLILGSSDQMTPPKAAEALALALKADRLVLPAGHSLMGEAPDGVLNGISSFLSRTP; from the coding sequence ATGAAGCTCACCGTGCAAGGCCGCGAGGCCTATGCGTACACGGGCGGCAAGCCCTTCGACGCGTCGCTGCCGGTGGTGGTTTTCATCCACGGCGCGATGCACGACCACAGCATGTGGGGCCTGCAGTCGCGCTCGCTGGCGCACCACGGGTACGCCGTGCTGGCGGTCGACCTGCCGGGCCACGGCCGCAGCGACGGGCCGGCGCCCGCCAGCGTGGAAGCGGCGGCAGCATGGGTCGTGGCCCTGCTGCAGGCAGCCGGCGTCGAGCGAGCCGCGCTCGTGGGCCACAGCATGGGCTCGCTGATCGCGCTCGAAGCCGCCGCCCAGCTCGGCGCGCGGGCCACGCATCTGGTGATGGTGGGCACGGCGTTTCCGATGAAGGTGTCGCCCGCGCTCATCGCCACCGCGGAGGAAACGCCGCTGAAGGCCATCGACATGGTCAACGCGTTCTCGCATTCGACCCTCGCGGCCAAGCCTTCAGCGCCCGCCCCCGGCTTCTGGTTGCACGGTGGCAACCGGGCGCTGATGCGGCGACTGCAGGCGGCCTATGCGGCGCAAGGCCACGGTAACCTGTTCCACCAGGACTTTCTCGCCTGTGACGGCTATGCCCGCGGGCTGGACGCGGCGGCCGCGGTGCAATGCCCCACGCGACTCATCCTCGGCTCGAGCGACCAGATGACCCCGCCCAAGGCCGCCGAGGCGCTCGCCTTGGCGCTGAAGGCCGACAGGCTGGTCTTGCCCGCAGGACATTCCCTGATGGGAGAAGCCCCCGACGGGGTGTTGAATGGCATCAGTTCATTCCTGAGCCGTACACCATGA
- a CDS encoding DUF962 domain-containing protein, which produces MNTAALDPKSMKSFDEFYPFYLSEHSNRTCRRLHFVGSTLALLCLVAAISLAAPLFIVLGLLCGYGFAWLGHFGFEKNKPASFKRPLWSFMGDWVMYRDIWLGRIPL; this is translated from the coding sequence ATGAACACCGCCGCCCTGGACCCGAAGTCGATGAAGAGCTTCGATGAGTTCTACCCGTTCTACTTGAGCGAGCACAGCAACCGCACCTGCCGGCGCCTGCACTTCGTGGGTTCGACCCTCGCCCTGCTCTGCCTGGTGGCGGCGATCTCGCTCGCCGCGCCGCTGTTCATCGTGCTGGGCCTGCTGTGCGGCTATGGCTTCGCCTGGCTCGGGCACTTCGGCTTCGAGAAGAACAAGCCAGCCTCGTTCAAGCGCCCGCTCTGGAGCTTCATGGGCGACTGGGTGATGTACCGCGACATCTGGCTCGGCCGCATCCCGCTTTGA
- a CDS encoding YihY family inner membrane protein: MPQMNVPTVFKQSLRARASELLETLQHWPWLDTLRTLRQRFREDRLGLTAGSLTFTTLISLVPLVTVMLALFTAFPMFSQFQVSLQKYFLQALVPDAIARPVLGALTQFASQANRLGTFGLIVLVLTALALMLTIDRTLNAIWRVRKSRPMTQRVLVYWAAVTLGPLALGVSLSITSYFISASKGLVSDVPGVVSVVLNTLQFALLAAGMASLFHYVPNTHVQWRHALAGGIFVAVAFEVAKRGLAFYLASVPTYRTVYGAFATVPILLIWIYLAWVIVLLGAVIAAYAPSLQMRVVRRPSVPGFRFLLAVGMLQELLLARQLSTHGLSAAQLSARLRTDPLQIEPLLDTLVAIDWVGRLDEAGSARYVLLCDPESTPARPLLEQVLLDPAPAVRAFWDHARFSELKLKDVLQA, encoded by the coding sequence ATGCCGCAAATGAATGTCCCGACCGTCTTCAAGCAAAGCTTGCGAGCCCGTGCGAGCGAGTTGCTCGAGACGCTGCAGCACTGGCCTTGGCTCGACACCCTGCGCACGCTGCGCCAGCGTTTCCGCGAAGACCGCCTCGGGCTGACGGCCGGCAGCCTCACCTTCACCACGCTGATCTCGCTGGTGCCGCTGGTCACGGTGATGCTGGCGCTCTTCACCGCGTTCCCGATGTTCAGCCAGTTCCAGGTGTCGCTGCAGAAATACTTCCTGCAGGCACTGGTGCCCGACGCCATCGCACGCCCGGTGCTGGGTGCGCTGACGCAGTTCGCCAGCCAGGCAAACCGGCTCGGCACCTTCGGCCTCATCGTGCTCGTTCTCACCGCGCTCGCGCTCATGCTCACCATCGACCGCACGCTCAACGCCATCTGGCGTGTGCGCAAGTCGCGGCCCATGACGCAGCGCGTGCTGGTGTACTGGGCCGCCGTCACGCTGGGCCCGCTCGCATTGGGCGTCAGCCTGTCCATCACCTCGTACTTCATCTCGGCCAGCAAGGGTCTGGTGAGCGATGTGCCGGGCGTGGTGAGCGTGGTGCTCAACACCTTGCAGTTCGCCCTGCTGGCGGCCGGCATGGCGAGCCTCTTCCACTACGTGCCCAATACGCATGTGCAGTGGCGACATGCGCTGGCCGGCGGCATTTTCGTGGCGGTGGCGTTCGAGGTGGCCAAGCGCGGGCTGGCCTTCTACCTGGCGAGCGTGCCCACCTACCGCACGGTGTATGGCGCCTTTGCCACCGTGCCCATCCTGCTGATCTGGATCTACCTGGCGTGGGTGATCGTGCTGCTGGGCGCGGTGATCGCGGCCTATGCGCCGAGCCTGCAGATGCGGGTGGTGCGAAGGCCCTCGGTGCCCGGCTTCCGCTTCCTGCTCGCCGTGGGCATGTTGCAGGAGCTGCTGCTCGCGCGCCAGCTCAGCACGCATGGGCTGAGTGCGGCGCAACTCTCGGCCCGGCTGCGTACCGATCCGCTGCAGATCGAGCCTTTGCTCGACACGCTGGTGGCCATCGACTGGGTGGGCCGGCTCGACGAGGCCGGCAGTGCGCGCTACGTGCTGCTGTGCGACCCCGAGAGCACCCCGGCCCGGCCGCTGCTGGAGCAGGTGCTGCTCGACCCGGCGCCCGCAGTGCGGGCCTTCTGGGACCACGCGCGCTTTTCGGAGCTCAAGCTGAAGGACGTGCTCCAGGCATGA
- a CDS encoding DUF2069 domain-containing protein, which produces MTSALPSAAPAEAAAPASIPPFVARTRALALASLIALFVLCLAWELWLAPVGRGTLAIKALPLLIPIPGLWRNRMYTYRWVSLMVWLYFTEGVVRATSDRGISAWLAGAEVLLCLALFTACAMHVRWRLRSAKEATA; this is translated from the coding sequence ATGACCTCTGCACTTCCCTCTGCCGCGCCTGCCGAAGCCGCCGCGCCTGCTTCGATCCCGCCGTTTGTCGCACGCACCCGCGCGCTGGCGCTCGCCAGCCTGATCGCGCTCTTCGTTCTCTGCCTCGCCTGGGAGCTGTGGCTCGCGCCCGTGGGCCGCGGCACGCTCGCGATCAAGGCCCTGCCCTTGCTCATTCCGATCCCCGGGCTGTGGCGCAACCGCATGTACACCTACCGCTGGGTGAGCCTGATGGTGTGGCTCTATTTCACCGAAGGCGTGGTGCGCGCCACCAGCGACCGCGGCATCAGCGCCTGGCTGGCCGGCGCCGAGGTGCTGCTGTGCCTGGCGCTCTTCACCGCTTGCGCGATGCACGTGCGCTGGCGCTTGCGCAGCGCGAAGGAGGCCACGGCATGA
- a CDS encoding FAD-binding oxidoreductase, whose product MSTALVNALRTVVGAANVMVDGDLSAYELDWRRRYRGKALAVVRPANATEVAAVVKLCARHGAGLVPQGGNTGLVGGSVPDGSGTQVLLTLQRMNKVRAIDEANLTMTVEAGCVLQAAQQAAAARGLLFPLSLAAEGSCTIGGNLATNAGGTQVLRYGNARDLCLGLEVVNADGELWEGLVGLRKDNTGYDLRDLFIGSEGTLGIITAATLKLYPQPAARTTALASLDSLQNAVALLQMAQARLGAGLTGFEVMNRFSLSLVRKHFPQLRQPLPEAEWTVLLEQSDTESEAHARALFEGLLESAMEAGLITDAAVAESIEQSRAMWHLRESIPLAQPEEGPNIKHDISLPVSSIPEFVAKTDAALQAAHPGTRSVNFGHLGDGNLHYNLQAPLGVDGAEFLRLHEPSVNTIVYDAVTAYGGSISAEHGVGALKREELTHRKSPVALQMMRAIKRALDPQGLMNPGRVL is encoded by the coding sequence ATGAGCACTGCACTCGTCAACGCCCTGCGCACGGTGGTCGGCGCCGCCAACGTGATGGTCGACGGCGACCTGTCGGCCTACGAGCTCGATTGGCGCCGCCGCTACCGTGGCAAGGCCCTCGCGGTGGTGCGGCCGGCCAATGCGACCGAAGTGGCGGCCGTGGTGAAGCTGTGCGCACGACACGGTGCGGGCCTGGTGCCGCAAGGCGGCAACACCGGCCTCGTGGGCGGCTCGGTGCCCGACGGCAGCGGCACGCAGGTGCTGCTGACCTTGCAGCGCATGAACAAGGTCCGCGCCATCGACGAGGCCAACCTCACGATGACGGTCGAAGCCGGCTGCGTCCTGCAGGCCGCGCAACAGGCCGCCGCCGCGCGCGGGCTGCTGTTCCCGCTGAGCCTCGCCGCCGAAGGCAGCTGCACCATCGGCGGCAACCTCGCCACCAACGCCGGCGGTACGCAGGTGCTGCGCTACGGCAATGCGCGAGACCTGTGCCTCGGCCTCGAAGTGGTGAACGCCGACGGCGAGCTGTGGGAAGGCCTGGTCGGCCTGCGCAAGGACAACACGGGCTACGACCTGCGCGATCTTTTCATCGGCAGCGAAGGCACGCTGGGCATCATCACCGCGGCCACGCTCAAGCTCTACCCGCAGCCCGCGGCCCGCACCACGGCGCTGGCCTCGCTCGATTCGCTGCAAAACGCGGTGGCGCTGCTGCAGATGGCACAGGCGCGGCTCGGCGCCGGGCTCACCGGCTTCGAGGTGATGAACCGCTTCTCGCTGTCGCTGGTGCGCAAGCATTTCCCACAGCTGCGCCAGCCCCTGCCCGAGGCGGAGTGGACGGTGCTGCTGGAGCAGTCGGACACCGAAAGCGAAGCGCACGCACGCGCCCTCTTCGAAGGGCTGCTCGAGTCTGCGATGGAAGCGGGCCTGATCACCGATGCCGCGGTGGCCGAGAGCATCGAGCAATCGCGCGCCATGTGGCACCTGCGCGAGTCGATCCCGCTCGCCCAGCCCGAGGAGGGGCCGAACATCAAGCACGACATCTCGCTGCCGGTCTCGAGCATCCCGGAGTTCGTGGCGAAGACGGATGCCGCGCTGCAGGCGGCGCACCCCGGCACACGATCGGTCAACTTCGGCCACCTGGGCGACGGCAACCTGCACTACAACCTGCAGGCGCCGCTGGGGGTGGATGGGGCGGAATTCCTGCGGCTGCACGAGCCTTCGGTCAACACCATCGTCTACGACGCGGTGACCGCCTATGGGGGCTCGATCTCGGCCGAGCACGGGGTGGGCGCGCTCAAGCGCGAGGAACTCACGCACCGCAAGTCGCCGGTCGCCTTGCAGATGATGCGGGCCATCAAGCGCGCCCTCGATCCGCAGGGCCTGATGAACCCGGGCCGGGTGTTGTGA
- the gcvA gene encoding transcriptional regulator GcvA yields MRRYRLPPLDLLEAFEAAARHLSFTRAADELALTQSAVSRQIAALEESLGVPLFQRMHRALRLTEAGELFARTATGVLMQLQGATEQLRHIERQKTVVVTTTPGFAGLWLIPRLSSFTARHPGVDVRISASFTLVKLEREGVDIAIRYCASAVAGPQAVKLFGEVMTPVCSPALRRTPGKPLKKPEDLRHHTLLYTEQSHSAPLYDWSMWLRAMQLDIKPAAALYFSDYDQMVSAALRGQGVALGRLPLVDQLVKERKLVTPFSQSVASPMGYHLLRSESSVDKPEVSDFSAWLMEEAAR; encoded by the coding sequence ATGCGACGCTACCGACTGCCCCCGCTCGACCTCCTCGAAGCCTTCGAGGCTGCGGCCCGCCACCTGAGCTTCACGCGGGCGGCCGATGAACTGGCGCTGACCCAGTCCGCCGTCAGCCGGCAGATCGCGGCGCTTGAAGAAAGCCTCGGTGTGCCGCTCTTCCAGCGCATGCACCGTGCCTTGCGGCTCACGGAGGCGGGCGAGTTGTTCGCGCGTACCGCGACCGGTGTGCTGATGCAGTTGCAGGGGGCGACGGAGCAACTGCGCCACATTGAGCGCCAGAAGACGGTGGTCGTCACCACCACGCCGGGCTTTGCCGGCTTGTGGCTGATCCCGCGCCTGTCGTCGTTCACGGCCCGCCACCCCGGGGTGGATGTGCGCATCTCGGCCAGCTTCACCCTGGTGAAGCTCGAGCGCGAGGGTGTCGACATCGCCATCCGCTACTGCGCCAGTGCCGTCGCCGGCCCGCAGGCGGTGAAGCTCTTCGGCGAGGTGATGACGCCGGTGTGCAGCCCGGCCCTGCGGCGCACGCCGGGCAAGCCACTCAAGAAGCCCGAGGACCTGCGCCACCACACCTTGCTCTACACCGAGCAGTCGCACAGTGCGCCGCTGTATGACTGGTCGATGTGGCTGCGCGCGATGCAGCTCGACATCAAGCCCGCCGCTGCGCTGTACTTCTCCGACTATGACCAGATGGTGAGCGCCGCGCTGCGTGGGCAGGGCGTGGCGCTGGGCCGGCTGCCGTTGGTCGACCAGCTCGTGAAAGAGCGCAAGCTCGTCACCCCGTTCAGCCAGAGCGTGGCCTCACCGATGGGCTACCACCTGTTGCGTTCGGAGAGCTCGGTCGACAAACCCGAGGTCAGCGACTTCAGTGCCTGGCTGATGGAGGAAGCGGCGCGCTGA
- a CDS encoding DUF2917 domain-containing protein, which produces MQVAIVPVTRLQRRQTFQLRARRGERIECQSGELWVTQDGDPRDIILGPRECFTLDRSGTAVVSALKDAAFVYRRSASLVQNPRPAAAEDKLALPDCTAAAY; this is translated from the coding sequence ATGCAAGTCGCCATCGTTCCCGTTACCCGCCTGCAACGGCGCCAGACCTTCCAGCTGCGCGCCCGCCGCGGCGAGCGCATCGAGTGCCAGAGCGGCGAACTGTGGGTCACGCAAGACGGCGACCCGCGCGACATCATCCTCGGGCCGCGGGAGTGCTTCACGCTCGACCGCTCGGGCACGGCCGTGGTGTCAGCCTTGAAGGATGCCGCCTTCGTCTACCGCCGCTCGGCCAGCCTCGTGCAGAACCCTCGGCCCGCAGCAGCGGAAGACAAGCTCGCGCTGCCCGATTGCACCGCAGCGGCCTACTGA
- a CDS encoding DUF1178 family protein, which translates to MKVLNLRCAHDHAFEGWFASEDDYQSQNERGLIECPMCGEKAISKLPSAPRLNVSGAREPSAPAAADASGETTQAMTLQSMWMKAVQHVMATTVDVGDKFAEEARRIHYGETEERAIRGKASAEDARALQEEGIEVVALPIPAAAKGKLQ; encoded by the coding sequence ATGAAGGTCCTGAACCTCCGCTGCGCCCACGACCACGCCTTCGAAGGCTGGTTCGCCTCCGAAGACGACTATCAATCCCAGAACGAGCGCGGGCTGATCGAATGCCCGATGTGCGGCGAAAAGGCCATCTCGAAGCTGCCGTCGGCGCCCCGCCTGAACGTCTCCGGCGCCCGCGAGCCGAGCGCGCCGGCCGCGGCTGACGCCTCAGGCGAGACGACCCAGGCGATGACGCTGCAGTCGATGTGGATGAAGGCCGTGCAGCACGTGATGGCGACGACGGTCGACGTCGGTGACAAGTTCGCCGAAGAGGCCCGCCGCATCCACTACGGCGAAACCGAAGAGCGAGCCATTCGCGGCAAGGCTTCGGCCGAAGACGCCCGGGCCCTGCAGGAAGAAGGCATCGAAGTCGTGGCCTTGCCGATCCCGGCTGCGGCCAAGGGCAAGCTTCAGTAG
- a CDS encoding NUDIX hydrolase, whose product MSDRHLTEERISSQQVYRGHFLDVRRDEVRLPDGKVAAREYIVHPGAVMIVPLLDDGRLVVERQYRYPMGQVMLEFPAGKLDAGEPPLRCAIRELAEETGYTAREWARAGILHNAIAYSNEGIEVWFARGLQAGERSLDAGEFLDVGIATVDELEAQAVRGELTDAKTLIGLLWLQNWRSGRWALSWGPAEAAFPRP is encoded by the coding sequence ATGAGCGACCGTCATCTGACCGAGGAGCGCATCAGCTCGCAGCAGGTCTACCGCGGTCACTTCCTCGACGTGCGTCGCGACGAGGTTCGCCTGCCCGACGGCAAGGTCGCGGCGCGCGAATACATCGTGCACCCCGGCGCGGTGATGATCGTGCCGCTGCTCGACGACGGGCGCCTGGTGGTCGAGCGGCAATACCGCTACCCCATGGGCCAGGTGATGCTCGAATTCCCGGCCGGCAAGCTCGATGCGGGCGAGCCGCCGCTGCGGTGTGCCATCCGCGAGTTGGCCGAGGAGACGGGCTACACCGCTCGGGAATGGGCGAGGGCGGGCATCCTGCACAACGCCATCGCCTACTCCAACGAAGGCATCGAAGTCTGGTTCGCCCGGGGCCTGCAGGCCGGCGAGCGGTCGCTCGATGCAGGGGAGTTTCTCGACGTCGGCATCGCGACCGTCGACGAGTTGGAGGCACAAGCTGTGCGCGGCGAGCTGACCGATGCCAAGACCTTGATCGGCCTCCTGTGGTTGCAGAATTGGCGCTCAGGCCGCTGGGCCTTGAGTTGGGGGCCTGCGGAGGCTGCATTCCCCCGCCCATAA